A region of the Pygocentrus nattereri isolate fPygNat1 chromosome 27, fPygNat1.pri, whole genome shotgun sequence genome:
cacctggtagatataaagtcagagatgattgctcatctgctgctgcacagtttgtgttggtgcTCCtgtagttcttcatcagtggtcacaggatgctgcccgcaggacactgttggctgaatTTTTTGattagtggactattctcagttcagcagtgatactgatatgtttaaaaactccggtcgcactgctgtgtctgatccactcataccactACAACTAACATACCATCACCACGTTACTGTCATTGCAGAGCTGAGAatcatccaccacccaaataatacctgctctgtggtggttctgtggttttcctgaccactgatgaagtatGCAGAGcaattaaaatggacaatgagtttAGATACAAGTCatatgtacctaataaagtgctaaGTGAGTGTCTATTGCCAGAATGTCGTATTCCTAGGATTCATAGGGACACTGAATGCAGATTATGCAATTATTTTACTCGTAGCGTTTTATCAATTTCCACATCTATtgttttaaagatatttttttaataagaaaagGTTTCAGTAAAGGTATCTATAGTCTTCACATTTTGATAACTCTAATTTATGGCGATTACTGTATTAATAATAAGCTAAGAAAGATACAGAgcctcatttatttaaaaaatgaaaatcctACATTTGGTACATTCTCAGCATTTATGTGATTTATACACAATGTTCATGAGTTTCACACTCTTATGCCAAAAGCACATTCTGAAACGAAAATTTGAtctttgcacatttttatgtcACATACATTAGATTATTGCTTAAACATAGAATTTCACATATATTTTAAGGCTGAATCTGTGCATTGGCCCTATTGTCAAGAGAGAGTGAATTTAATcactggtgatgccacagccatccgtgacCAGGAGTCCAAAACCATgtaattggcctcactctctctgagtGCGCAGGATGGCCCTCACTCCcacttcatcactcagtgtgatgcttGCCAACatgggcatctgttagctgacgtaacagaattGACAGTCAGCCTTCTTCTCCAAGCTGTTCAATGACGTGGAGTTAACGGCAGTtggaaaagatgtggtggcactTCACATGTCTCAGTGGAAGCACATGCTAGTCTTCACCCTCACAGCTTGGTAGCACCATGTGATGGAGATAATCTATGCTGATGGGTGAAATTGGCCCTGTTTAAATTGGGGGCACAAagttgcttaaaaaaaaatcaactactACATGGGATGTTAAAAtgggccttttcttttctttttgtaatgAACAGGTAACTAAAGTAATCTTGCTCTTCCAGGTGGGTTTGTAAGCACATTAAGAAGCCCATCCGCTCCACTATTCTTTGCCTGGACTGGCATCCCAACAACATTCTGCTGGCTGCTGGCTCATGTGACTTCAAATGCAGGTTGGGATGAACCACATATGCTGTCCATGTCTTACAAAACACTGACCTAAATGCGTCCCATACAAAAATGTTATACACTGAAGATGCATTAcagtatatttgtattttacactgtgtaatgcatacatattattttatattagcaGCATATTTCAATAGATTCCATTTTGGTATGAAATTATAACAGCATAGATCAGTGTTTTGGGTGatgcattgtttttaaattgtatttccTTCCAGGATTTTCTCTGCCTATATCAAAGAGGTGGAAGAGAAGCCTGCTCCTACTCCGTGGGGCTCCAAGATGCCATTTGGAGAGGTGATGTTTGAGTCCACTGGCACTGCTGGCTGGGTGCACGGGGTCTGCTTCTCTGAGAGTGGGAACCGTGTGGCCTGGGCCAGCCATGACAGTACTGTAGCTGTGGCTGAGGGAGGCAAGACTGCTGTGTGAGTTCAGTTCTTAACTTAAAGgcacaaaaatgtaatttacacaatttttccCTCACAAAAATGTAGTGGCTGAACCTCTGGAGCTGTGAAGTTAAAGACCTAACACGTAATTTTAAAGTCAGCATGAACTGAAAATcatgaaacatttcacttttgtaCTGTGATGTACTTCTGAGTGAAACACGGTAGTGGGGGAGTTAAATGTTATTGGTTAACATGATATTATTTCTCATCACCCAGTGGTACACAAAAATGTAATCAACACCCACAATAGTATTGACATGAtatgatgaattgtgcttaatatgaccagggacatttcattaaaagcttaaaaaggCCAGGTTAAACAGGTTGACTTTAAATTAGTTACTCAGCTAAAATTCATATTGATCCAAATTTCCCTTTATATTCTGACATACTGttgcatttttgtccacattaCTGGacaaaaatgcaacaaaacGGGTGCTTCTACTGTATTTAGCTACGTGATGTTCTTTTGTCTGCGtgagaaaccacacaagcaaaaaaggttgttttttttttttgtttgtttgttttttaaatacatacacatcTTACACAGAGAccccacctctgcatttttgtaatgcacaattaagattatttcttaactttaatatattggaaaaaataaacagtaaaaaagttatgaaattttatgttgattttttcCAGTATCTTACACTCAAACGTTAATTGTGCACCTTACAAATGCTGAATAATGCTATagttgttttctctgtagaggatgtaggaacttcttttcatttcatttgatcAGGGCCACCAACTTTTGCATGAGATttctttacttgttagctacattagcctgtaGCTTAacacaaaactaaagaggcaaactCTGGGCATcaaaatatttatgttttatttttaaggagATCAAAACATCATGTCTACAGAATCAGGAGTGACTGTACATGCCAATGCCTTTGCATAACATTCACAATGgcatttcacaatgtttttaaCTAAAACCTCTTTATAATATATGTTTAATAAATCTTTTTATAATAGAATTACCAGTCTATCTTCAGAGACCCTTCCTCTGCTTTGTGTGACCTTCATCACTGAGAACAGCTTAGTGGCAGCAGTAAGTACTGGTGACCTTCACGACTCATTATTTTCCTGACCTGTGCCATAAAAGCTGTTGCTTAATTATCGAATGTGTTCCAGGGCCATGACTGCTACCCTGCGCTGTTCGTCTACGATGGTGAGAAAGGGACTCTGACTTTCGGGGGGAAGCTGGATGTTCCCAAGCAGAGTGCTCAGAAAGGCTTGACAGCCAGGGAACGCTTCCAGAACCTGGACAAGAAAGCCACCTCTGATACCAAAGAGGCTGTGCTGGAGTCCCTGCACAAAAACAGCATCAGGTAGAGTTTGCTTGCCTTCATGTCTGGATATTTAACACACAAATCACCCTGATTGTGTCCCTaaatgtatctgtctgtctcttgtaGCCAAATCTCAATTCTTCAGGGTGGCAAAGCTAAGTGTGCCAAGTTCTGCACCACTGGAATGGATGGCGGCATGGCCATTTGGGATGTAAAGGTAAAGCTCATTGTATTCTCTTTTCTTTATATCGGTTGATGCACACATGACAGTGCTGCACTTTTGTAACACAACaatattattaaaacattttctccCTACACAGACCCTTGAATCTGCAATGAAAGACCTGAAGATTGTCTAACTACAGGGTGTCCAACAAAAGGGGTTGGCCATGTCAGCTCCTTGCTGCTTCTATGCAAATACACACCAATACATTTCAAATCATTGTATGGAAAAGTGTTAATCAGCAGTTCTGGAATAGTAAGCTTTTATGCTCATAGAACTAAGGCAATGGCATTTGGACAAAACATGCAGGTATTTTATGCTGTAGCGCACCGTCAACTGAATATGCTGGTCATAGAGtgctttttattattgtgtGCTTCAATTTGTAATAAATCATGTCTTTAAAACATGCCTACATATCTGAATGCATTCATGGGATGAGGGATAAAAGGTTAAGATGTGGACAAATGAAGTTCACTCTAGAAATATCTAAAACAAACTCTTTGATGATGTATTCAACCgaagattttattttatctttatatGGAACAATTCACATTTTAtacaaaaatcatttaaaaaaattatagtGGCCTACAGTTGTCAGAGCTCAATGGCTGATGAAGAAAGTCAATCAGTTAACATTATTATTTGTTCTGGTATACACCATCAGATCATGCTCAATTGACAATCATGCATAGAAATTGGAGATTTGGGAGCCTCTGGGTCGCTCCGTTTGAGAATTCCGCCTTGTTTGAATGGTGCTGAGCACATAATTCCCGTCTCCACTTTGTGCTTGCTGGACATACTGGAGATGATTATGCACCTAGAACGTTTCGTTGTTACATTCACAAGCCCTCGTCTCCGCTTTACTTCTCTTGAGAACTTGGGACCCCTTGAGACTTAACAGCACATTTCACCTGATCTGTCTCAGCTGCCAGACCATGTGACCTAGGCTCCAGCCGTGTTTGTTAAATAGATGACGGTCCAGTGGGACGTCCATGGGAACATGCCACAAACATAGACTCATACCATCTAGTCTGCAATATTTTCCACATCTGTCTCGAAACAGTGAGCTGCACTCCTTGCATGAAGGAACCATAAACACCCAGCTTTTCCTTCGTGCAAAGGAGGACCTTTTTAAC
Encoded here:
- the arpc1b gene encoding actin-related protein 2/3 complex subunit 1B; protein product: MAYHSFLLEPISCHAWNKDRTQIALCPNNHDVHIYKKEGNGWTKTQVLKEHNGQVTGIDWAPESNRIVTCGTDRNAYVWTLKGDVWKPTLVILRINRAARCVKWSPKENKFAVGSGSRLISVCYFEQENDWWVCKHIKKPIRSTILCLDWHPNNILLAAGSCDFKCRIFSAYIKEVEEKPAPTPWGSKMPFGEVMFESTGTAGWVHGVCFSESGNRVAWASHDSTVAVAEGGKTAVITSLSSETLPLLCVTFITENSLVAAGHDCYPALFVYDGEKGTLTFGGKLDVPKQSAQKGLTARERFQNLDKKATSDTKEAVLESLHKNSISQISILQGGKAKCAKFCTTGMDGGMAIWDVKTLESAMKDLKIV